In a single window of the Pongo abelii isolate AG06213 chromosome 1, NHGRI_mPonAbe1-v2.0_pri, whole genome shotgun sequence genome:
- the ACADM gene encoding medium-chain specific acyl-CoA dehydrogenase, mitochondrial isoform X1 yields MAAGFGRCCRCSLQVLRSISHFHWRSQHTKANRQREPGLGFSFEFTEQQKEFQATARKFAREEIIPVAAEYDKTGEYPVPIIRRAWELGLMNTHIPENCGGLGLGTFDACLITEELAYGCTGVQTAIEGNSLGQMPIIIAGNDQQKKKYLGRMTEEPLMCAYCVTEPGAGSDVAGIKTKAEKKGDEYIINGQKMWITNGGKANWYFLLARSDPDPKAPANKAFTGFIVEADTPGIQIGRKELNMGQRCSDTRGIVFEDVKVPKENVLIGDGAGFKIAMGAFDKTRPIVSNVAAGAVGLAQRALDEATKYALERKTFGKLLVEHQAISFMLAEMAMKVELARMGYQRAAWEVDSGRRNTYYASIAKAFAGDIANQLATDAVQILGGNGFNTEYPVEKLMRDAKIYQIYEGTSQIQRLIVAREHIGKYKN; encoded by the exons tgttCTTTACAGGTCCTGAGAAgtatttctcattttcattgGAGATCACAGCATACAAAAGCCAATCGACAACGTGAACCAGGATTAGGATTTAGTTTTG AGTTCACCGAACAGCAGAAAGAATTTCAAGCTACTGCTCGTAAATTTGCCAGAGAGGAAATCATCCCAGTTGCTGCAGAATATGATAAAACTGGTGAA TATCCGGTCCCCATAATTAGAAGAGCCTGGGAACTTGGTTTAATGAATACACACATTCCAGAGAACTGTG GAGGTCTTGGACTTGGAACTTTTGATGCTTGTTTAATTACTGAAGAATTGGCTTATGGATGTACAGGGGTTCAAACTGCTATTGAAGGAAATTCTTTGGGG CAAATGCCTATTATTATTGCTGGAAATGATCAACAAAAGAAGAAGTATTTGGGGAGAATGACTGAGGAGCCATtgatgtgt GCTTATTGTGTAACAGAACCTGGAGCAGGCTCTGATGTAGCTGGTATAAAGACcaaagcagaaaagaaaggagaTGAGTATATTATTAATGGTCAGAAGATGTGGATAACCAACGGAGGAAAAGCTAATTG GTATTTTTTATTGGCACGTTCCGATCCAGATCCTAAAGCTCCTGCTAATAAAGCCTTTACTGGATTCATTGTGGAAGCAGATACCCCAGGAATTCAGATTGGGAGAAAG GAATTAAACATGGGCCAGCGATGTTCAGATACTAGAGGAATTGTCTTCGAAGATGTGAAAGTgcctaaagaaaatgttttaattggtGACGGAGCTGGTTTCAAAATTGCAATGGGAGCTTTTGATAAAACCAGACCTATAGTAAGTAAT GTAGCTGCTGGTGCTGTTGGATTAGCACAAAGAGCTTTGGATGAAGCTACCAAGTATGCCCTGGAAAGGAAAACTTTTGGAAAGCTACTTGTAGAG cACCAAGCGATATCATTTATGCTGGCTGAAATGGCAATGAAAGTTGAACTAGCTAGAATGGGTTACCAGAGAGCAGCTTGGGAGGTTGATTCTGGTCGTCGAAATACCTATTATGCTTCTATTGCAAAGGCATTTGCTGGAGATATTGCAAATCAGTTAGCTACTGATGCTGTGCAGATACTTGGAGGCAATGGATTTAATACAGAATATCCTGTAGAAAAACTAATGAGGGATGCCAAGATCTATCAG ATTTATGAAGGTACTTCACAAATTCAAAGACTTATTGTAGCCCGTGAACACATTGgcaagtataaaaattaa
- the ACADM gene encoding medium-chain specific acyl-CoA dehydrogenase, mitochondrial isoform X2 — protein MAAGFGRCCRCSLQVLRSISHFHWRSQHTKANRQREPGLGFSFEFTEQQKEFQATARKFAREEIIPVAAEYDKTGEYPVPIIRRAWELGLMNTHIPENCGGLGLGTFDACLITEELAYGCTGVQTAIEGNSLGQMPIIIAGNDQQKKKYLGRMTEEPLMCAYCVTEPGAGSDVAGIKTKAEKKGDEYIINGQKMWITNGGKANWYFLLARSDPDPKAPANKAFTGFIVEADTPGIQIGRKELNMGQRCSDTRGIVFEDVKVPKENVLIGDGAGFKIAMGAFDKTRPIVAAGAVGLAQRALDEATKYALERKTFGKLLVEHQAISFMLAEMAMKVELARMGYQRAAWEVDSGRRNTYYASIAKAFAGDIANQLATDAVQILGGNGFNTEYPVEKLMRDAKIYQIYEGTSQIQRLIVAREHIGKYKN, from the exons tgttCTTTACAGGTCCTGAGAAgtatttctcattttcattgGAGATCACAGCATACAAAAGCCAATCGACAACGTGAACCAGGATTAGGATTTAGTTTTG AGTTCACCGAACAGCAGAAAGAATTTCAAGCTACTGCTCGTAAATTTGCCAGAGAGGAAATCATCCCAGTTGCTGCAGAATATGATAAAACTGGTGAA TATCCGGTCCCCATAATTAGAAGAGCCTGGGAACTTGGTTTAATGAATACACACATTCCAGAGAACTGTG GAGGTCTTGGACTTGGAACTTTTGATGCTTGTTTAATTACTGAAGAATTGGCTTATGGATGTACAGGGGTTCAAACTGCTATTGAAGGAAATTCTTTGGGG CAAATGCCTATTATTATTGCTGGAAATGATCAACAAAAGAAGAAGTATTTGGGGAGAATGACTGAGGAGCCATtgatgtgt GCTTATTGTGTAACAGAACCTGGAGCAGGCTCTGATGTAGCTGGTATAAAGACcaaagcagaaaagaaaggagaTGAGTATATTATTAATGGTCAGAAGATGTGGATAACCAACGGAGGAAAAGCTAATTG GTATTTTTTATTGGCACGTTCCGATCCAGATCCTAAAGCTCCTGCTAATAAAGCCTTTACTGGATTCATTGTGGAAGCAGATACCCCAGGAATTCAGATTGGGAGAAAG GAATTAAACATGGGCCAGCGATGTTCAGATACTAGAGGAATTGTCTTCGAAGATGTGAAAGTgcctaaagaaaatgttttaattggtGACGGAGCTGGTTTCAAAATTGCAATGGGAGCTTTTGATAAAACCAGACCTATA GTAGCTGCTGGTGCTGTTGGATTAGCACAAAGAGCTTTGGATGAAGCTACCAAGTATGCCCTGGAAAGGAAAACTTTTGGAAAGCTACTTGTAGAG cACCAAGCGATATCATTTATGCTGGCTGAAATGGCAATGAAAGTTGAACTAGCTAGAATGGGTTACCAGAGAGCAGCTTGGGAGGTTGATTCTGGTCGTCGAAATACCTATTATGCTTCTATTGCAAAGGCATTTGCTGGAGATATTGCAAATCAGTTAGCTACTGATGCTGTGCAGATACTTGGAGGCAATGGATTTAATACAGAATATCCTGTAGAAAAACTAATGAGGGATGCCAAGATCTATCAG ATTTATGAAGGTACTTCACAAATTCAAAGACTTATTGTAGCCCGTGAACACATTGgcaagtataaaaattaa
- the ACADM gene encoding medium-chain specific acyl-CoA dehydrogenase, mitochondrial isoform X6, protein MLQEFTEQQKEFQATARKFAREEIIPVAAEYDKTGEYPVPIIRRAWELGLMNTHIPENCGGLGLGTFDACLITEELAYGCTGVQTAIEGNSLGQMPIIIAGNDQQKKKYLGRMTEEPLMCAYCVTEPGAGSDVAGIKTKAEKKGDEYIINGQKMWITNGGKANWYFLLARSDPDPKAPANKAFTGFIVEADTPGIQIGRKELNMGQRCSDTRGIVFEDVKVPKENVLIGDGAGFKIAMGAFDKTRPIVAAGAVGLAQRALDEATKYALERKTFGKLLVEHQAISFMLAEMAMKVELARMGYQRAAWEVDSGRRNTYYASIAKAFAGDIANQLATDAVQILGGNGFNTEYPVEKLMRDAKIYQIYEGTSQIQRLIVAREHIGKYKN, encoded by the exons AGTTCACCGAACAGCAGAAAGAATTTCAAGCTACTGCTCGTAAATTTGCCAGAGAGGAAATCATCCCAGTTGCTGCAGAATATGATAAAACTGGTGAA TATCCGGTCCCCATAATTAGAAGAGCCTGGGAACTTGGTTTAATGAATACACACATTCCAGAGAACTGTG GAGGTCTTGGACTTGGAACTTTTGATGCTTGTTTAATTACTGAAGAATTGGCTTATGGATGTACAGGGGTTCAAACTGCTATTGAAGGAAATTCTTTGGGG CAAATGCCTATTATTATTGCTGGAAATGATCAACAAAAGAAGAAGTATTTGGGGAGAATGACTGAGGAGCCATtgatgtgt GCTTATTGTGTAACAGAACCTGGAGCAGGCTCTGATGTAGCTGGTATAAAGACcaaagcagaaaagaaaggagaTGAGTATATTATTAATGGTCAGAAGATGTGGATAACCAACGGAGGAAAAGCTAATTG GTATTTTTTATTGGCACGTTCCGATCCAGATCCTAAAGCTCCTGCTAATAAAGCCTTTACTGGATTCATTGTGGAAGCAGATACCCCAGGAATTCAGATTGGGAGAAAG GAATTAAACATGGGCCAGCGATGTTCAGATACTAGAGGAATTGTCTTCGAAGATGTGAAAGTgcctaaagaaaatgttttaattggtGACGGAGCTGGTTTCAAAATTGCAATGGGAGCTTTTGATAAAACCAGACCTATA GTAGCTGCTGGTGCTGTTGGATTAGCACAAAGAGCTTTGGATGAAGCTACCAAGTATGCCCTGGAAAGGAAAACTTTTGGAAAGCTACTTGTAGAG cACCAAGCGATATCATTTATGCTGGCTGAAATGGCAATGAAAGTTGAACTAGCTAGAATGGGTTACCAGAGAGCAGCTTGGGAGGTTGATTCTGGTCGTCGAAATACCTATTATGCTTCTATTGCAAAGGCATTTGCTGGAGATATTGCAAATCAGTTAGCTACTGATGCTGTGCAGATACTTGGAGGCAATGGATTTAATACAGAATATCCTGTAGAAAAACTAATGAGGGATGCCAAGATCTATCAG ATTTATGAAGGTACTTCACAAATTCAAAGACTTATTGTAGCCCGTGAACACATTGgcaagtataaaaattaa
- the ACADM gene encoding medium-chain specific acyl-CoA dehydrogenase, mitochondrial isoform X4 produces the protein MAAGFGRCCRVLRSISHFHWRSQHTKANRQREPGLGFSFEFTEQQKEFQATARKFAREEIIPVAAEYDKTGEYPVPIIRRAWELGLMNTHIPENCGGLGLGTFDACLITEELAYGCTGVQTAIEGNSLGQMPIIIAGNDQQKKKYLGRMTEEPLMCAYCVTEPGAGSDVAGIKTKAEKKGDEYIINGQKMWITNGGKANWYFLLARSDPDPKAPANKAFTGFIVEADTPGIQIGRKELNMGQRCSDTRGIVFEDVKVPKENVLIGDGAGFKIAMGAFDKTRPIVAAGAVGLAQRALDEATKYALERKTFGKLLVEHQAISFMLAEMAMKVELARMGYQRAAWEVDSGRRNTYYASIAKAFAGDIANQLATDAVQILGGNGFNTEYPVEKLMRDAKIYQIYEGTSQIQRLIVAREHIGKYKN, from the exons GTCCTGAGAAgtatttctcattttcattgGAGATCACAGCATACAAAAGCCAATCGACAACGTGAACCAGGATTAGGATTTAGTTTTG AGTTCACCGAACAGCAGAAAGAATTTCAAGCTACTGCTCGTAAATTTGCCAGAGAGGAAATCATCCCAGTTGCTGCAGAATATGATAAAACTGGTGAA TATCCGGTCCCCATAATTAGAAGAGCCTGGGAACTTGGTTTAATGAATACACACATTCCAGAGAACTGTG GAGGTCTTGGACTTGGAACTTTTGATGCTTGTTTAATTACTGAAGAATTGGCTTATGGATGTACAGGGGTTCAAACTGCTATTGAAGGAAATTCTTTGGGG CAAATGCCTATTATTATTGCTGGAAATGATCAACAAAAGAAGAAGTATTTGGGGAGAATGACTGAGGAGCCATtgatgtgt GCTTATTGTGTAACAGAACCTGGAGCAGGCTCTGATGTAGCTGGTATAAAGACcaaagcagaaaagaaaggagaTGAGTATATTATTAATGGTCAGAAGATGTGGATAACCAACGGAGGAAAAGCTAATTG GTATTTTTTATTGGCACGTTCCGATCCAGATCCTAAAGCTCCTGCTAATAAAGCCTTTACTGGATTCATTGTGGAAGCAGATACCCCAGGAATTCAGATTGGGAGAAAG GAATTAAACATGGGCCAGCGATGTTCAGATACTAGAGGAATTGTCTTCGAAGATGTGAAAGTgcctaaagaaaatgttttaattggtGACGGAGCTGGTTTCAAAATTGCAATGGGAGCTTTTGATAAAACCAGACCTATA GTAGCTGCTGGTGCTGTTGGATTAGCACAAAGAGCTTTGGATGAAGCTACCAAGTATGCCCTGGAAAGGAAAACTTTTGGAAAGCTACTTGTAGAG cACCAAGCGATATCATTTATGCTGGCTGAAATGGCAATGAAAGTTGAACTAGCTAGAATGGGTTACCAGAGAGCAGCTTGGGAGGTTGATTCTGGTCGTCGAAATACCTATTATGCTTCTATTGCAAAGGCATTTGCTGGAGATATTGCAAATCAGTTAGCTACTGATGCTGTGCAGATACTTGGAGGCAATGGATTTAATACAGAATATCCTGTAGAAAAACTAATGAGGGATGCCAAGATCTATCAG ATTTATGAAGGTACTTCACAAATTCAAAGACTTATTGTAGCCCGTGAACACATTGgcaagtataaaaattaa
- the ACADM gene encoding medium-chain specific acyl-CoA dehydrogenase, mitochondrial isoform X3, translated as MAAGFGRCCRVLRSISHFHWRSQHTKANRQREPGLGFSFEFTEQQKEFQATARKFAREEIIPVAAEYDKTGEYPVPIIRRAWELGLMNTHIPENCGGLGLGTFDACLITEELAYGCTGVQTAIEGNSLGQMPIIIAGNDQQKKKYLGRMTEEPLMCAYCVTEPGAGSDVAGIKTKAEKKGDEYIINGQKMWITNGGKANWYFLLARSDPDPKAPANKAFTGFIVEADTPGIQIGRKELNMGQRCSDTRGIVFEDVKVPKENVLIGDGAGFKIAMGAFDKTRPIVSNVAAGAVGLAQRALDEATKYALERKTFGKLLVEHQAISFMLAEMAMKVELARMGYQRAAWEVDSGRRNTYYASIAKAFAGDIANQLATDAVQILGGNGFNTEYPVEKLMRDAKIYQIYEGTSQIQRLIVAREHIGKYKN; from the exons GTCCTGAGAAgtatttctcattttcattgGAGATCACAGCATACAAAAGCCAATCGACAACGTGAACCAGGATTAGGATTTAGTTTTG AGTTCACCGAACAGCAGAAAGAATTTCAAGCTACTGCTCGTAAATTTGCCAGAGAGGAAATCATCCCAGTTGCTGCAGAATATGATAAAACTGGTGAA TATCCGGTCCCCATAATTAGAAGAGCCTGGGAACTTGGTTTAATGAATACACACATTCCAGAGAACTGTG GAGGTCTTGGACTTGGAACTTTTGATGCTTGTTTAATTACTGAAGAATTGGCTTATGGATGTACAGGGGTTCAAACTGCTATTGAAGGAAATTCTTTGGGG CAAATGCCTATTATTATTGCTGGAAATGATCAACAAAAGAAGAAGTATTTGGGGAGAATGACTGAGGAGCCATtgatgtgt GCTTATTGTGTAACAGAACCTGGAGCAGGCTCTGATGTAGCTGGTATAAAGACcaaagcagaaaagaaaggagaTGAGTATATTATTAATGGTCAGAAGATGTGGATAACCAACGGAGGAAAAGCTAATTG GTATTTTTTATTGGCACGTTCCGATCCAGATCCTAAAGCTCCTGCTAATAAAGCCTTTACTGGATTCATTGTGGAAGCAGATACCCCAGGAATTCAGATTGGGAGAAAG GAATTAAACATGGGCCAGCGATGTTCAGATACTAGAGGAATTGTCTTCGAAGATGTGAAAGTgcctaaagaaaatgttttaattggtGACGGAGCTGGTTTCAAAATTGCAATGGGAGCTTTTGATAAAACCAGACCTATAGTAAGTAAT GTAGCTGCTGGTGCTGTTGGATTAGCACAAAGAGCTTTGGATGAAGCTACCAAGTATGCCCTGGAAAGGAAAACTTTTGGAAAGCTACTTGTAGAG cACCAAGCGATATCATTTATGCTGGCTGAAATGGCAATGAAAGTTGAACTAGCTAGAATGGGTTACCAGAGAGCAGCTTGGGAGGTTGATTCTGGTCGTCGAAATACCTATTATGCTTCTATTGCAAAGGCATTTGCTGGAGATATTGCAAATCAGTTAGCTACTGATGCTGTGCAGATACTTGGAGGCAATGGATTTAATACAGAATATCCTGTAGAAAAACTAATGAGGGATGCCAAGATCTATCAG ATTTATGAAGGTACTTCACAAATTCAAAGACTTATTGTAGCCCGTGAACACATTGgcaagtataaaaattaa
- the ACADM gene encoding medium-chain specific acyl-CoA dehydrogenase, mitochondrial isoform X5 codes for MLQEFTEQQKEFQATARKFAREEIIPVAAEYDKTGEYPVPIIRRAWELGLMNTHIPENCGGLGLGTFDACLITEELAYGCTGVQTAIEGNSLGQMPIIIAGNDQQKKKYLGRMTEEPLMCAYCVTEPGAGSDVAGIKTKAEKKGDEYIINGQKMWITNGGKANWYFLLARSDPDPKAPANKAFTGFIVEADTPGIQIGRKELNMGQRCSDTRGIVFEDVKVPKENVLIGDGAGFKIAMGAFDKTRPIVSNVAAGAVGLAQRALDEATKYALERKTFGKLLVEHQAISFMLAEMAMKVELARMGYQRAAWEVDSGRRNTYYASIAKAFAGDIANQLATDAVQILGGNGFNTEYPVEKLMRDAKIYQIYEGTSQIQRLIVAREHIGKYKN; via the exons AGTTCACCGAACAGCAGAAAGAATTTCAAGCTACTGCTCGTAAATTTGCCAGAGAGGAAATCATCCCAGTTGCTGCAGAATATGATAAAACTGGTGAA TATCCGGTCCCCATAATTAGAAGAGCCTGGGAACTTGGTTTAATGAATACACACATTCCAGAGAACTGTG GAGGTCTTGGACTTGGAACTTTTGATGCTTGTTTAATTACTGAAGAATTGGCTTATGGATGTACAGGGGTTCAAACTGCTATTGAAGGAAATTCTTTGGGG CAAATGCCTATTATTATTGCTGGAAATGATCAACAAAAGAAGAAGTATTTGGGGAGAATGACTGAGGAGCCATtgatgtgt GCTTATTGTGTAACAGAACCTGGAGCAGGCTCTGATGTAGCTGGTATAAAGACcaaagcagaaaagaaaggagaTGAGTATATTATTAATGGTCAGAAGATGTGGATAACCAACGGAGGAAAAGCTAATTG GTATTTTTTATTGGCACGTTCCGATCCAGATCCTAAAGCTCCTGCTAATAAAGCCTTTACTGGATTCATTGTGGAAGCAGATACCCCAGGAATTCAGATTGGGAGAAAG GAATTAAACATGGGCCAGCGATGTTCAGATACTAGAGGAATTGTCTTCGAAGATGTGAAAGTgcctaaagaaaatgttttaattggtGACGGAGCTGGTTTCAAAATTGCAATGGGAGCTTTTGATAAAACCAGACCTATAGTAAGTAAT GTAGCTGCTGGTGCTGTTGGATTAGCACAAAGAGCTTTGGATGAAGCTACCAAGTATGCCCTGGAAAGGAAAACTTTTGGAAAGCTACTTGTAGAG cACCAAGCGATATCATTTATGCTGGCTGAAATGGCAATGAAAGTTGAACTAGCTAGAATGGGTTACCAGAGAGCAGCTTGGGAGGTTGATTCTGGTCGTCGAAATACCTATTATGCTTCTATTGCAAAGGCATTTGCTGGAGATATTGCAAATCAGTTAGCTACTGATGCTGTGCAGATACTTGGAGGCAATGGATTTAATACAGAATATCCTGTAGAAAAACTAATGAGGGATGCCAAGATCTATCAG ATTTATGAAGGTACTTCACAAATTCAAAGACTTATTGTAGCCCGTGAACACATTGgcaagtataaaaattaa
- the LOC100440394 gene encoding LOW QUALITY PROTEIN: dihydrolipoyllysine-residue succinyltransferase component of 2-oxoglutarate dehydrogenase complex, mitochondrial-like (The sequence of the model RefSeq protein was modified relative to this genomic sequence to represent the inferred CDS: substituted 1 base at 1 genomic stop codon) has product MMLSRSRCVSQAFSRSLSAFQKGNCPLGRRSLPGVSLCQGPGYPNSRKLTSVFSVCFFRTTAVCKDDLVTVKTPASAESVTEGDVRWEKAVGDTVAEDEVVLFCEIETDKTSVQVPSPANGMIEALLVPDGGKVKGGTLLFTLRKTGAAPAKAKPAEAPAAAAPKAEPIAVAVPPPAAPIPTQMPPVPLPSQPPSSKPVSAVKPTAVPPLAEPGAGKGLHSEHREKMNRMRQCIAQRLKEAQNICAMLTTFNEIDMSNIQEMRARHKEAFLKKHNLKLGFMSAFVKASAFALQEQPVVNAVIDDTTKEVVYRDYIDISVAVATPQGLVVPVIRNVEAMNYADIEQTITELGEKARKNELAIEDMDGGTFTISNGGVFGLLFGTPIINPPXSAILGMHGSSDRPVAIGGKVEVRPMMYVALTYDHQLTDGREAVTFLRKIKAVVEDPRVLLLAL; this is encoded by the exons ATGATGCTGTCCCGGTCCCGCTGTGTGTCCCAGGCATTCAGCCGCTCGCTCTCCGCCTTCCAGAAGGGGAACTGCCCTCTAGGGAGACGTTCCCTGCCTGGGGTCTCCTTATGCCAGGGACCAGGTTACCCTAACAGCAGGAAGTTAACAAGTGTCTTCAGTGTTTGCTTCTTCAGAACTACAGCTGTATGCAAGGATGACTTGGTTACAGTCAAAACCCCAGCGTCTGCAGAATCTGTCACAGAGGGAGATGTCAGGTGGGAGAAAGCTGTTGGAGACACAGTTGCAGAAGATGAAGTGgttttgt TTTGTGAGATTGAAACTGACAAGACATCGGTGCAGGTTCCATCACCAGCAAATGGCATGATTGAAGCTCTTTTGGTACCTGATGGGGGAAAAGTCAAAGGAGGCACTCTGCTTTTCACACTCAGGAAAACTGGTGCTGCTCCTGCTAAGGCCAAGCCGGCTGAAGCTCCTGCTGCTGCAGCCCCAAAAGCAGAACCTATAGCAGTGGCAGTTCCTCCCCCTGCAGCACCCATACCCACTCAGATGCCACCGGTGCCCTTGCCCTCACAACCTCCTTCTAGCAAACCTGTGTCTGCAGTAAAACCCACTGCTGTCCCACCACTAGCTGAGCCAGGAGCTGGCAAAGGTCTGCATTCAGAACATCGGGAGAAAATGAACAGGATGCGGCAGTGCATTGCTCAGCGTCTGAAGGAGGCCCAGAATATATGTGCAATGCTGACAACTTTCAATGAGATTGACATGAGTAACATCCAGGAGATGAGGGCTCGGCACAAAGAGGCTTTTTTGAAGAAACACAACCTCAAACTAGGCTTCATGTCGGCATTTGTGAAAGCCTCAGCCTTTGCCTTGCAGGAACAGCCTGTTGTAAATGCAGTGATTGACGATACAACCAAAGAGGTGGTATATAGGGATTATATTGACATCAGTGTTGCAGTGGCCACCCCACAGGGTCTAGTGGTTCCAGTCATCAGGAATGTGGAAGCTATGAATTATGCAGATATTGAACAGACCATCACTGAACTGGGAGAAAAGGCCCGAAAGAATGAACTTGCCATTGAAGATATGGATGGCGGTACCTTCACCATTAGCAATGGAGGCGTTTTTGGCTTGCTCTTTGGAACACCCATTATCAACCCCCCTTAGTCTGCCATCCTGGGGATGCATGGCAGCTCTGACAGGCCAGTGGCTATAGGAGGCAAGGTAGAGGTGCGGCCCATGATGTACGTGGCACTGACCTATGATCACCAGCTGACTGATGGCAGAGAGGCTGTGACTTTCCTCCGCAAAATCAAGGCAGTGGTAGAGGATCCCAGAGTCCTCCTCCTGGCTCTTTAG